The Bombus fervidus isolate BK054 chromosome 6, iyBomFerv1, whole genome shotgun sequence genome contains a region encoding:
- the Wnt10 gene encoding wnt oncogene analog 10, whose translation MPPSRSGRVYEGPPSRIAIRIGPTIALLLILFENRRATCLMSNSVDDWVSGDAVVCNGIPGVTKEQRELCNRNPDVTVAAIKGLQMAIDECQHQFMWHRWNCSTLTPRIRTQQSSVLFQRGYRETAFAFAISAAGVAHSVARACSMGRLLSCGCDPSSYKGKPPAKARGTQWKWGGCSHNLDYGMEFSRQFLDTRERAGDIQSMVNLHNNQAGRLAVASNMQVRCKCHGMSGSCELKTCWKVAPDFRIVGKTLKDRFRNAVLVAQSNDLGSVTSLTRVRGSRRRRPDRQRQRKHRGGSGGGGGGGNGAGRKRRPRDLAKQLFYYQKSPNFCERDPSADIPGTAGRTCNKTSSGGDGCSSLCCGRGYNVVRQRRVEKCRCKFHWCCFVQCQNCTVEEWITVCK comes from the exons ATGCCTCCTTCTCGATCAGGACGCGTCTACGAAGGACCACCGTCTAGGATCGCCATTAGAATCGGACCTACCATTGCCCTGTTGCTGATTCTCTTTGAGAATCGTCG CGCAACCTGCTTAATGAGCAACTCCGTAGACGATTGGGTGAGCGGCGATGCCGTCGTCTGCAACGGTATACCAGGAGTGACGAAGGAGCAACGCGAGCTATGCAACAGAAATCCGGACGTGACGGTGGCTGCGATCAAAGGGCTGCAAATGGCGATAGACGAGTGTCAGCATCAGTTCATGTGGCACAGGTGGAACTGTTCGACCCTGACGCCTAGAATCCGAACACAGCAGAGCAGCGTACTCTTTCAGAGAG GTTACAGGGAAACCGCGTTCGCGTTCGCAATTTCCGCAGCTGGGGTGGCGCACAGCGTGGCCCGCGCGTGCAGCATGGGACGGTTGCTCTCCTGCGGATGCGACCCGTCGAGCTACAAGGGTAAGCCGCCTGCCAAGGCCAGGGGCACCCAATGGAAGTGGGGCGGCTGCTCTCACAACCTCGACTACGGCATGGAGTTCTCGAGACAGTTCCTAGATACGCGCGAGAGGGCCGGGGATATACAGTCGATGGTCAATCTCCACAACAATCAAGCTGGCCGCTTG GCGGTGGCGAGCAATATGCAAGTGCGCTGTAAATGCCACGGTATGTCTGGTTCCTGCGAGCTCAAGACCTGCTGGAAAGTGGCGCCGGACTTCCGAATAGTCGGCAAAACGCTCAAGGATCGCTTTCGAAACGCCGTATTAGTCGCGCAGAGCAACGACTTAGGAAGCGTGACCTCTTTGACCAGAGTGAGAGGATCGCGAAGGAGGAGGCCGGATCGCCAGAGGCAGAGGAAACATCGCGGAGGATcgggcggcggcggcggcggcggaaACGGAGCAGGACGTAAGAGAAGACCGCGAGATCTAGCCAAGCAGCTATTTTACTACCAAAAGTCTCCAAACTTTTGCGAGAGGGATCCAAGCGCGGACATCCCAGGCACCGCAGGTCGGACTTGCAACAAGACCAGTTCCGGTGGAGACGGATGCAGCAGCCTGTGTTGCGGCAGAGGTTACAACGTCGTGAGACAACGACGCGTCGAAAAATGTAGATGCAAGTTTCACTGGTGTTGCTTCGTGCAATGTCAGAACTGTACCGTCGAGGAATGGATCACGGTTTGCAAGTGA